A single genomic interval of Eleutherodactylus coqui strain aEleCoq1 chromosome 3, aEleCoq1.hap1, whole genome shotgun sequence harbors:
- the DTL gene encoding denticleless protein homolog — protein sequence MSLFQRVVNKPRCSHNGSYGFPLRSLLRSFQCCREDEHTSYGEVGMPVPPFGCAFSSVPGMAHVLAVANEEGIVRLYDTEYPDGQRKVVKDWQAHTNAVFDLAWVPGEHKLVTASGDQTAKLFDVTAGEQLGECRGHQCSLKSVSFSKFQKAVFSTGGRDGNIMVWDTRCNKKDGFYRQVNQITGAHNAPDKRTPLKIRKRKPAAKGLAPSVDSQQSVTVVVFQDEHTVVSAGAVDGVIKMWDLRKNYTAYRQDPAPARCLLYPGSSARKLGYSSLVLDSSGSRLFASCTDDNIYLFDVAGLKSDPVSVFGGHHNSTFYIKSSLSPDGQFLLSGSSDHSAYIWQVSDPHAAPVMLQGHSQEVTSVTWSPTDFSKVVTCSDDNTIKVWRLKRRSSSCSQEESVNHVGWTCEKMIDLPSPAAVLRTPAKSPKVRSPRFMSSPTPATCALSYTADLPMSSGTPTSPFLPMSNLQTPKRQEAETSTTSPRQSVTKVTIKSWVTRTPRSLTPAPKTPSPRKAFTPIEQYPVASTSRMPPTYETRAKRRLETNGGSAEHECLSHCNCVTELEPEPKRTKLEPCRVEREDPAGRCGGRSTDCTQSAAPKREPQDKENSKLEKNWLSALGSKRKCEKASSSPPPSSGSAKKTPARSPATSPISASGCTKKISVYFHKKPTA from the exons atgtctttgttccagcGTGTCGTGAACAAGCCTCGCTGCAGTCACAATG GGTCCTATGGATTCCCCCTGCGGAGTCTGCTGCGGAGCTTCCAGTGCTGCCGAGAGGACGAGCATACGTCGTACGGCGAGGTTGGGATGCCGGTGCCCCCCTTCGGATGCGCCTTCAGTTCAG ttccaGGGATGGCTCATGTTCTCGCTGTGGCCAACGAGGAGGGCATTGTTAGACTGTACGATACGGAGTACCCAGACGGGCAGCGGAAGGTGGTGAAAG ACTGGCAGGCGCACACGAACGCGGTCTTTGACCTTGCCTGGGTCCCCGGGGAGCACAAGCTG GTTACGGCCTCCGGAGACCAGACGGCCAAGCTGTTTGACGTGACGGCCGGGGAGCAGCTCGGGGAGTGCCGAGGCCACCAGTGCAGCCTGAAGTCCGTCTCCTTCTCCAAGTTTCAGAAAG CCGTGTTTAGCACTGGTGGCCGCGATGGTAACATAATGGTCTGGGATACTCGCTGCAACAAGAAAG ATGGCTTCTACAGACAAGTCAACCAGATCACCGGTGCGCACAACGCCCCCGACAAACGGACGCCCCTGAAAATACGGAAGCGAAAGCCGGCAGCTAAAGGCCTTGCTCCATCCGTG GACTCCCAGCAGAGCGTCACCGTGGTGGTCTTCCAGGACGAGCACACCGTGGTGTCGGCGGGTGCGGTTGATGG TGTTATCAAGATGTGGGACTTGAGGAAGAATTACACGGCGTACCGGCAGGACCCTGCCCCCGCAAGATGTCTGCTGTACCCTGGGAGCAGCGCACGGAAGCTCG GTTATTCCAGCTTGGTTTTAGATTCGTCCGGCAGCCGCTTGTTCGCCAGCTGCACCGATGACAACATCTACCTGTTCGACGTGGCCGGACTGAAGAGCGATCCTG TTTCGGTGTTCGGCGGTCACCACAACTCCACCTTCTACATAAAGTCCAGCCTCAGTCCCGACGGGCAGTTTCTCCTCAGCGGCTCGAGTGACCACAGCGCTTACATCTGGCAG GTGTCGGACCCCCATGCCGCTCCGGTAATGCTCCAAGGACACAGTCAGGAGGTCACCTCTGTCACCTGGTCCCCCACCGACTTCTCCAAG GTCGTCACCTGCTCAGACGACAACACCATAAAAGTCTGGAGACTGAAGAGGCGAAGCAGCAGCTGCAGTCAAGAGGAAAGCGTGAACCACGTGGGTTGGACTTGTGAAAAGATGATTGACCTTCCCTCTCCAG CTGCCGTTCTCCGCACCCCTGCAAAATCCCCCAAGGTCCGAAGCCCCCGATTCATGTCGTCGCCAACTCCTGCCACCTGTGCATTAAGTTACACTGCGGACCTTCCGATGTCGTCGGGCACACCAACGTCCCCTTTCTTGCCAATGTCCAACCTGCAGACCCCCAAGAGGCAGGAAGCGGAGACCTCCACAACGTCCCCCAGACAGTCTGTTACCAAGGTGACCATTAAAAGCTGGGTCACTCGGACACCGAGGTCCCTTACGCCGGCCCCCAAAACTCCATCACCTCGGAAGGCATTTACTCCCATCGAACAGTACCCCGTGGCTTCCACTTCCAGGATGCCGCCAACTTATGAGACGAGGGCGAAAAGACGCCTGGAGACGAATGGCGGGAGTGCGGAGCACGAATGTCTCTCTCATTGTAACTGTGTGACGGAGCTGGAACCGGAGCCGAAGAGGACCAAGCTGGAGCCCTGCCGTGTAGAGCGTGAGGACCCCGCCGGCCGCTGTGGAGGGCGCAGCACGGACTGCACACAGAGCGCGGCTCCGAAACGTGAACCGCAGGacaaagaaaacagcaaactGGAGAAGAACTGGCTGTCCGCACTGGGGAGCAAGCGGAAGTGTGAGAAGGCAAGCAGCAGCCCCCCGCCGAGTAGTGGAAGTGCTAAGAAGACCCCTGCAAGAAGCCCCGCAACCTCCCCCATATCT GCATCTGGCTGCACAAAGAAGATTTCCGTGTACTTTCATAAGAAGCCTACGGCATAA